DNA sequence from the Juglans microcarpa x Juglans regia isolate MS1-56 chromosome 5S, Jm3101_v1.0, whole genome shotgun sequence genome:
NNNNNNNNNNNNNNNNNNNNNNNNNNNNNNNNNNNNNNNNNNNNNNNNNNNNNNNNNNNNNNNNNNNNNNNNNNNNNNNNNNNNNNNNNNNNNNNNNNNNNNNNNNNNNNNNNNNNNNNNNNNNNNNNNNNNNNNNNNNNNNNNNNNNNNNNNNNNNNNNNNNNNNNNNNNNNNNNNNNNNNNNNNNNNNNNNNNNNNNNNNNNNNNNNNNNNNNNNNNNNNNNNNNNNNNNNNNNNNNNNNNNNNNNNNNNNNNNNNNNNNNNNNNNNNNNNNNNNNNNNNNNNNNNNNNNNNNNNNNNNNNNNNNNNNNNNNNNNNNNNNNNNNNNNNNNNNNNNNNNNNNNNNNNNNNNNNNNNNNNNNNNNNNNNNNNNNNNNNNNNNNNNNNNNNNNNNNNNNNNNNNNNNNNNNNNNNNNNNNNNNNNNNNNNNNNNNNNNNNNNNNNNNNNNNNNNNNNNNNNNNNNNNNNNNNNNNNNNNNNNNNNNNNNNNNNNNNNNNNNNNNNNNNNNNNNNNNNNNNNNNNNNNNNNNNNNNNNNNNNNNNNNNNNNNNNNNNNNNNNNNNNNNNNNNNNNNNNNNNNNNNNNNNNNNNNNNNNNNNNNNNNNNNNNNNNNNNNNNNNNNNNNNNNNNNNNNNNNNNNNNNNNNNNNNNNNNNNNNNNNNNNNNNNNNNNNNNNNNNNNNNNNNNNNNNNNNNNNNNNNNNNNNNNNNNNNNNNNNNNNNNNNNNNNNNNNNNNNNNNNNNNNNNNNNNNNNNNNNNNNNNNNNNNNNNNNNNNNNNNNNNNNNNNNNNNNNNNNNNNNNNNNNNNNNNNNNNNNNNNNNNNNNNNNNNNNNNNNNNNNNNNNNNNNNNNNNNNNNNNNNNNNNNNNNNNNNNNNNNNNNNNNNNNNNNNNNNNNNNNNNNNNNNNNNNNNNNNNNNNNNNNNNNNNNNNNNNNNNNNNNNNNNNNNNNNNNNNNNNNNNNNNNNNNNNNNNNNNNNNNNNNNNNNNNNNNNNNNNNNNNNNNNNNNNNNNNNNNNNNNNNNNNNNNNNNNNNNNNNNNNNNNNNNNNNNNNNNNNNNNNNNNNNNNNNNNNNNNNNNNNNNNNNNNNNNNNNNNNNNNNNNNNNNNNNNNNNNNNNNNNNNNNNNNNNNNNNNNNNNNNNNNNNNNNNNNNNNNNNNNNNNNNNNNNNNNNNNNNNNNNNNNNNNNNNNNNNNNNNNNNNNNNNNNNNNNNNNNNNNNNNNNNNNNNNNNNNNNNNNNNNNNNNNNNNNNNNNNNNNNNNNNNNNNNNNNNNNNNNNNNNNNNNNNNNNNNNNNNNNNNNNNNNNNNNNNNNNNNNNNNNNNNNNNNNNNNNNNNNNNNNNNNNNNNNNNNNNNNNNNNNNNNNNNNNNNNNNNNNNNNNNNNNNNNNNNNNNNNNNNNNNNNNNNNNNNNNNNNNNNNNNNNNNNNNNNNNNNNNNNNNNNNNNNNNNNNNNNNNNNNNNNNNNNNNNNNNNNNNNNNNNNNNNNNNNNNNNNNNNNNNNNNNNNNNNNNNNNNNNNNNNNNNNNNNNNNNNNNNNNNNNNNNNNNNNNNNNNNNNNNNNNNNNNNNNNNNNNNNNNNNNNNNNNNNNNNNNNNNNNNNNNNNNNNNNNNNNNNNNNNNNNNNNNNNNNNNNNNNNNNNNNNNNNNNNNNNNNNNNNNNNNNNNNNNNNNNNNNNNNNNNNNNNNNNNNNNNNNNNNNNNNNNNNNNNNNNNNNNNNNNNNNNNNNNNNNNNNNNNNNNNNNNNNNNNNNNNNNNNNNNNNNNNNNNNNNNNNNNNNNNNNNNNNNNNNNNNNNNNNNNNNNNNNNNNNNNNNNNNNNNNNNNNNNNNNNNNNNNNNNNNNNNNNNNNNNNNNNNNNNNNNNNNNNNNNNNNNNNNNNNNNNNNNNNNNNNNNNNNNNNNNNNNNNNNNNNNNNNNNNNNNNNNNNNNNNNNNNNNNNNNNNNNNNNNNNNNNNNNNNNNNNNNNNNNNNNNNNNNNNNNNNNNNNNNNNNNNNNNNNNNNNNNNNNNNNNNNNNNNNNNNNNNNNNNNNNNNNNNNNNNNNNNNNNNNNNNNNNNNNNNNNNNNNNNNNNNNNNNNNNNNNNNNNNNNNNNNNNNNNNNNNNNNNNNNNNNNNNNNNNNNNNNNNNNNNNNNNNNNNNNNNNNNNNNNNNNNNNNNNNNNNNNNNNNNNNNNNNNNNNNNNNNNNNNNNNNNNNNNNNNNNNNNNNNNNNNNNNNNNNNNNNNNNNNNNNNNNNNNNNNNNNNNNNNNNNNNNNNNNNNNNNNNNNNNNNNNNNNNNNNNNNNNNNNNNNNNNNNNNNNNNNNNNNNNNNNNNNNNNNNNNNNNNNNNNNNNNNNNNNNNNNNNNNNNNNNNNNNNNNNNNNNNNNNNNNNNNNNNNNNNNNNNNNNNNNNNNNNNNNNNNNNNNNNNNNNNNNNNNNNNNNNNNNNNNNNNNNNNNNNNNNNNNNNNNNNNNNNNNNNNNNNNNNNNNNNNNNNNNNNNNNNNNNNNNNNNNNNNNNNNNNNNNNNNNNNNNNNNNNNNNNNNNNNNNNNNNNNNNNNNNNNNNNNNNNNNNNNNNNNNNNNNNNNNNNNNNNNNNNNNNNNNNNNNNNNNNNNNNNNNNNNNNNNNNNNNNNNNNNNNNNNNNNNNNNNNNNNNNNNNNNNNNNNNNNNNNNNNNNNNNNNNNNNNNNNNNNNNNNNNNNNNNNNNNNNNNNNNNNNNNNNNNNNNNNNNNNNNNNNNNNNNNNNNNNNNNNNNNNNNNNNNNNNNNNNNNNNNNNNNNNNNNNNNNNNNNNNNNNNNNNNNNNNNNNNNNNNNNNNNNNNNNNNNNNNNNNNNNNNNNNNNNNNNNNNNNNNNNNNNNNNNNNNNNNNNNNNNNNNNNNNNNNNNNNNNNNNNNNNNNNNNNNNNNNNNNNNNNNNNNNNNNNNNNNNNNNNNNNNNNNNNNNNNNNNNNNNNNNNNNNNNNNNNNNNNNNNNNNNNNNNNNNNNNNNNNNNNNNNNNNNNNNNNNNNNNNNNNNNNNNNNNNNNNNNNNNNNNNNNNNNNNNNNNNNNNNNNNNNNNNNNNNNNNNNNNNNNNNNNNNNNNNNNNNNNNNNNNNNNNNNNNNNNNNNNNNNNNNNNNNNNNNNNNNNNNNNNNNNNNNNNNNNNNNNNNNNNNNNNNNNNNNNNNNNNNNNNNNNNNNNNNNNNNNNNNNNNNNNNNNNNNNNNNNNNNNNNNNNNNNNNNNNNNNNNNNNNNNNNNNNNNNNNNNNNNNNNNNNNNNNNNNNNNNNNNNNNNNNNNNNNNNNNNNNNNNNNNNNNNNNNNNNNNNNNNNNNNNNNNNNNNNNNNNNNNNNNNNNNNNNNNNNNNNNNNNNNNNNNNNNNNNNNNNNNNNNNNNNNNNNNNNNNNNNNNNNNNNNNNNNNNNNNNNNNNNNNNNNNNNNNNNNNNNNNNNNNNNNNNNNNNNNNNNNNNNNNNNNNNNNNNNNNNNNNNNNNNNNNNNNNNNNNNNNNNNNNNNNNNNNNNNNNNNNNNNNNNNNNNNNNNNNNNNNNNNNNNNNNNNNNNNNNNNNNNNNNNNNNNNNNNNNNNNNNNNNNNNNNNNNNNNNNNNNNNNNNNNNNNNNNNNNNNNNNNNNNNNNNNNNNNNNNNNNNNNNNNNNNNNNNNNNNNNNNNNNNNNNNNNNNNNNNNNNNNNNNNNNNNNNNNNNNNNNNNNNNNNNNNNNNNNNNNNNNNNNNNNNNNNNNNNNNNNNNNNNNNNNNNNNNNNNNNNNNNNNNNNNNNNNNNNNNNNNNNNNNNNNNNNNNNNNNNNNNNNNNNNNNNNNNNNNNNNNNNNNNNNNNNNNNNNNNNNNNNNNNNNNNNNNNNNNNNNNNNNNNNNNNNNNNNNNNNNNNNNNNNNNNNNNNNNNNNNNNNNNNNNNNNNNNNNNNNNNNNNNNNNNNNNNNNNNNNNNNNNNNNNNNNNNNNNNNNNNNNNNNNNNNNNNNNNNNNNNNNNNNNNNNNNNNNNNNNNNNNNNNNNNNNNNNNNNNNNNNNNNNNNNNNNNNNNNNNNNNNNNNNNNNNNNNNNNNNNNNNNNNNNNNNNNNNNNNNNNNNNNNNNNNNNNNNNNNNNNNNNNNNNNNNNNNNNNNNNNNNNNNNNNNNNNNNNNNNNNNNNNNNNNNNNNNNNNNNNNNNNNNNNNNNNNNNNNNNNNNNNNNNNNNNNNNNNNNNNNNNNNNNNNNNNNNNNNNNNNNNNNNNNNNNNNNNNNNNNNNNNNNNNNNNNNNNNNNNNNNNNNNNNNNNNNNNNNNNNNNNNNNNNNNNNNNNNNNNNNNNNNNNNNNNNNNNNNNNNNNNNNNNNNNNNNNNNNNNNNNNNNNNNNNNNNNNNNNNNNNNNNNNNNNNNNNNNNNNNNNNNNNNNNNNNNNNNNNNNNNNNNNNNNNNNNNNNNNNNNNNNNNNNNNNNNNNNNNNNNNNNNNNNNNNNNNNNNNNNNNNNNNNNNNNNNNNNNNNNNNNNNNNNNNNNNNNNNNNNNNNNNNNNNNNNNNNNNNNNNNNNNNNNNNNNNNNNNNNNNNNNNNNNNNNNNNNNNNNNNNNNNNNNNNNNNNNNNNNNNNNNNNNNNNNNNNNNNNNNNNNNNNNNNNNNNNNNNNNNNNNNNNNNNNNNNNNNNNNNNNNNNNNNNNNNNNNNNNNNNNNNNNNNNNNNNNNNNNNNNNNNNNNNNNNNNNNNNNNNNNNNNNNNNNNNNNNNNNNNNNNNNNNNNNNNNNNNNNNNNNNNNNNNNNNNNNNNNNNNNNNNNNNNNNNNNNNNNNNNNNNNNNNNNNNNNNNNNNNNNNNNNNNNNNNNNNNNNNNNNNNNNNNNNNNNNNNNNNNNNNNNNNNNNNNNNNNNNNNNNNNNNNNNNNNNNNNNNNNNNNNNNNNNNNNNNNNNNNNNNNNNNNNNNNNNNNNNNNNNNNNNNNNNNNNNNNNNNNNNNNNNNNNNNNNNNNNNNNNNNNNNNNNNNNNNNNNNNNNNNNNNNNNNNNNNNNNNNNNNNNNNNNNNNNNNNNNNNNNNNNNNNNNNNNNNNNNNNNNNNNNNNNNNNNNNNNNNNNNNNNNNNNNNNNNNNNNNNNNNNNNNNNNNNNNNNNNNNNNNNNNNNNNNNNNNNNNNNNNNNNNNNNNNNNNNNNNNNNNNNNNNNNNNNNNNNNNNNNNNNNNNNNNNNNNNNNNNNNNNNNNNNNNNNNNNNNNNNNNNNNNNNNNNNNNNNNNNNNNNNNNNNNNNNNNNNNNNNNNNNNNNNNNNNNNNNNNNNNNNNNNNNNNNNNNNNNNNNNNNNNNNNNNNNNNNNNNNNNNNNNNNNNNNNNNNNNNNNNNNNNNNNNNNNNNNNNNNNNNNNNNNNNNNNNNNNNNNNNNNNNNNNNNNNNNNNNNNNNNNNNNNNNNNNNNNNNNNNNNNNNNNNNNNNNNNNNNNNNNNNNNNNNNNNNNNNNNNNNNNNNNNNNNNNNNNNNNNNNNNNNNNNNNNNNNNNNNNNNNNNNNNNNNNNNNNNNNNNNNNNNNNNNNNNNNNNNNNNNNNNNNNNNNNNNNNNNNNNNNNNNNNNNNNNNNNNNNNNNNNNNNNNNNNNNNNNNNNNNNNNNNNNNNNNNNNNNNNNNNNNNNNNNNNNNNNNNNNNNNNNNNNNNNNNNNNNNNNNNNNNNNNNNNNNNNNNNNNNNNNNNNNNNNNNNNNNNNNNNNNNNNNNNNNNNNNNNNNNNNNNNNNNNNNNNNNNNNNNNNNNNNNNNNNNNNNNNNNNNNNNNNNNNNNNNNNNNNNNNNNNNNNNNNNNNNNNNNNNNNNNNNNNNNNNNNNNNNNNNNNNNNNNNNNNNNNNNNNNNNNNNNNNNNNNNNNNNNNNNNNNNNNNNNNNNNNNNNNNNNNNNNNNNNNNNNNNNNNNNNNNNNNNNNNNNNNNNNNNNNNNNNNNNNNNNNNNNNNNNNNNNNNNNNNNNNNNNNNNNNNNNNNNNNNNNNNNNNNNNNNNNNNNNNNNNNNNNNNNNNNNNNNNNNNNNNNNNNNNNNNNNNNNNNNNNNNNNNNNNNNNNNNNNNNNNNNNNNNNNNNNNNNNNNNNNNNNNNNNNNNNNNNNNNNNNNNNNNNNNNNNNNNNNNNNNNNNNNNNNNNNNNNNNNNNNNNNNNNNNNNNNNNNNNNNNNNNNNNNNNNNNNNNNNNNNNNNNNNNNNNNNNNNNNNNNNNNNNNNNNNNNNNNNNNNNNNNNNNNNNNNNNNNNNNNNNNNNNNNNNNNNNNNNNNNNNNNNNNNNNNNNNNNNNNNNNNNNNNNNNNNNNNNNNNNNNNNNNNNNNNNNNNNNNNNNNNNNNNNNNNNNNNNNNNNNNNNNNNNNNNNNNNNNNNNNNNNNNNNNNNNNNNNNNNNNNNNNNNNNNNNNNNNNNNNNNNNNNNNNNNNNNNNNNNNNNNNNNNNNNNNNNNNNNNNNNNNNNNNNNNNNNNNNNNNNNNNNNNNNNNNNNNNNNNNNNNNNNNNNNNNNNNNNNNNNNNNNNNNNNNNNNNNNNNNNNNNNNNNNNNNNNNNNNNNNNNNNNNNNNNNNNNNNNNNNNNNNNNNNNNNNNNNNNNNNNNNNNNNNNNNNNNNNNNNNNNNNNNNNNNNNNNNNNNNNNNNNNNNNNNNNNNNNNNNNNNNNNNNNNNNNNNNNNNNNNNNNNNNNNNNNNNNNNNNNNNNNNNNNNNNNNNNNNNNNNNNNNNNNNNNNNNNNNNNNNNNNNNNNNNNNNNNNNNNNNNNNNNNNNNNNNNNNNNNNNNNNNNNNNNNNNNNNNNNNNNNNNNNNNNNNNNNNNNNNNNNNNNNNNNNNNNNNNNNNNNNNNNNNNNNNNNNNNNNNNNNNNNNNNNNNNNNNNNNNNNNNNNNNNNNNNNNNNNNNNNNNNNNNNNNNNNNNNNNNNNNNNNNNNNNNNNNNNNNNNNNNNNNNNNNNNNNNNNNNNNNNNNNNNNNNNNNNNNNNNNNNNNNNNNNNNNNNNNNNNNNNNNNNNNNNNNNNCAATCTCTCAAAGACCAATAAAGGTTATCCACGAGTAATTATTAGTTACAGAAGACAGACTCCTGTCTCATCACAGCATGATCACAATATGTCATGCCATTGAAAGTTAGGACTACATTTTATGGTAGGATGTTAATACCAAATCAGGAGTACCTAAAAATTTCCACCCACCTCATATAAACCTTTCCCCAGAAGATCCCAGATCCCTGTAGATATACattcataattataactttcttatGCTTCTTTGCATTCTACGACCCCTTACATCCCTTATAAGATGCAAGGGTATAACCCACCCTGCTAGAAGTAATATATTTTGCTTGCTAAACTCTACTTTTCCAAGGACTATATCTTCTAGAAGTGTACGAAATCACGGTATCCAATCCTTTGAGGGGGGCAATATTCTCAGCAATCAATACCTGCAAGCCAACCAGAATCCACCAAAAGCAGTCAAAATATAAGTTGCAGAAATGAGCATGAATAGACAATTTTGGATCTTGGTACGTGTTTATTAATTTAGATAGATTCATTTTTAAGTTTCATGAGGAGAAAATAGAGAACAGGCtacagagagaaaagaaaaatcaaatcctCAAAACCCTCAATCCATTGAAATGGATAAGGTTAAGAGAGTAAAGGGATTTGAACTTGGTGGACTTCCTAGGATATGACAGTATAACTCACAGAAGGATCAAACCACCACAGATCATAATGATTTACGAAACTTAGCCAAGTAAGAATATGATGTCTTTAGGTTGTTTGGATTCGTAAGGAACCCATTAATTTTTGACAATCCTATTCAGTTTTCTGCGCATGCAAACTTATGCAATAAAGTTGTATcctatgtgattttttattgatgCTAGGTGTATCCGTTTCTAGTTGGCTTGTGTCCATTTTATGCAATAAATAGACAGTTTATATCCGTCTCTATTTCCTAACTAGGTGTAATCTCTTGTAttcttcctgtgtacttgagctatacctatttcaatatcaataaaatatcttcttacttatcaaaaacatttGTTCTTGAATTAGATTGAAAATGTTAACTGACTAACAATTCATCACTACTATGGTTATTAACCTTTGCCTAGAGTATATGTGCATTTTAAGGGATTATCCAGTTTGATGCAAAGCATGCCAACTCACTTTCTTTACCAGAATCCATTGCACAGcccaaaaaaaaaggttcaCTTCTCAGGAAAACTCATTCACTCTAGAAGGGAAGATTATACCTGTATACAGTAGAGATCTCAAGAAAACTAGTGACGATATCACAGCCATAGCAGGACTCGGGTGAAAAGGTTACTGATCTAGGGCTCAAGAAACTCGAttctttttacttattaaaaaaaaaaaaaaactgttccAGAACAGTTACATAGATACGGATTCTGATTGTTGAACTTGGGCACATCAAAACAGAGTGCCAAAATGACAATAACTTTGTGAATTTAAGGCAATATCTACCTCCAGAAACACTGAAATAATTCGATGATAATGCAGCCATACTTATGCAAACAAGAGTACAAGACAGATCTGTGCTGTGGACAATGTGTCATCAAAATCAATTGGAATTGGCAGAGCCTCaaagacataaatataaatataataaagcaACCAAATTCTCTCCTATGCTATCAGAAAGAGCAACAAATTCCTTGCCTTCACCAACCCGAGTCAACATTTTTCCACAACTAACGCATAAGCAACACCCTTTACACTCAATTGTCCTCTCACCAAAAAACCTAGCATACTCAATGTTTCTCACATTGAAAGTAGCACCAACAAATGCCGGATCCGACCAACTTATATTTAACATACTGCAACCTAATTCTAAATGCACAGCAAACTCCACCCAAGTTCTAAAGCACAATAAAATTCTGACAATTTGCATACAACACAGAAAATTTTCTCTACCTTACCTCAAATTCCCCCTTCATTTGGACACAGGCTTCTGCAAAAGCGCAGTCAAGTAAACGTCCCCGTTCTTCGAATTGGCCTTGAATCCCGTCGCCCACTTCACCTTCTTGTACCCCAATTTCCCAATCAACGGCGCATAAAGCTTGTCAAGATCCACCCTTTTGCTAAAGAAATGATCCAGCCACAGGTACCCTCCACCCCTCAACACTCTATCCACGTCGTAAAGCATGAACTCCATCGCCGTCAACGGTATCCACCTATTCACGGCGTGGCCGCAACGCACAAGATCCACCACCCCGTCGAACACCGGAAACCGCTGCTGCAGCGGCACGTGCAGCGGAACCAGGCCCCTCAGAGCCACCGCTTCGTTGTACGGAGCGCCGAGGTTCATCGTCGTTGTCACAACAGTCACATTGTAGAGCTTCATCCGCGCCGCGAAAGTCCCGGTCCCGCCACCAATGTCGAGGCCGAGACGGAGCACAGAATTAGCCGCCTTGGCAATCTGTAACAGTTGTGGGATCGGGAGGTCGAGGTCGTCCCTGTAGCTCATCAATCGGGTGGCTTCCGCAGAGAGGTCGAAACCCAGGTTTGGGTAAGAGCGCACGAGGCAGTTGAAGCTTTTGCAAGTGTATTTATCCCACACAACGTTTTGATCCGGTAGCGAAGGAGAGAACGGGTCGTGGGAAAGAGACGAGGtaggttttggtggggttttGGAGAAGCACCGGCGGCGAGGGAGTGGATGGCAGCCTCGCAGGATGAGGGACTCGGCCACCCCGTCGGAGTCCTGGGGGCAGAGAGAGAATGGGGTATAATTCATATATCGGTGGAGGAGGTCTGGGTGGTAGTGGCAGGAGGTGGCGATGGGAGAGAGGAGGGAGTAGAGGAGGAGATCCGATGGTATGGTGGCGGTGCCCGTGGCGGCTTTGGTGGCAGGATTGGGGGTGGGTTGGAGGCGGGTGAGGCGGTTGATGGTGGCGCGTATGGTGTTGAGCTGGTGAAGAAGTCGGTCAGGGACAGGAGGCGGAGCTGGGGGTTTCCCAGAGGTTTGAATTGTGGAGGAGAGATGGTAGAGGGAGAGGATGTTGGTGGCCACCATGGCTACGAGAAGCAGCAGATTCAGACTCATTGTGAACCCCATTTATTTGCCTCCCTAGCTAGTTTCAGTCTCTACTACTTTTGCTTTTACCCTGGATCTCTGCTCTCTAGCTTGCTGGCTTTTCCTGTATCTTTATCGCTGTACACAGATTTTGCTTGCTTTTAAGATTCACTGTTTGTTTGGCTAATCAGTGAAAGTAAAGTTAAAAGCTTTAAGATCCGATATGTGAGATCTTCGGGTACAAGATTCAGATAATGTGCTTTCTTTCTCTCTGCTTCTTCCCAAGACCGTTACGAGGAGCTGTAACGGCGAAGGAGAGCCATGGAATCTGGAACCTGAAAAAGTTTGATGCAAATCAAGTAGATTTGGTTGGGATGTAAAGGAGGAAAGTAGCGTTGCATGGGTCGGCCATAAGGAGGTGAGAGTCTCAGCAGTCACCACtattttatttctgcttttcctctttctttagactttgggtttggttttgtgACGACAGTCAACAAATACGGGAAAATTAATGAATGcagaaaatgataaagaaaggGGGGTGAAAATAAGTGGAGGCGGCACGTGAATTTGGGACCCAAGTCCAACTTGTTCTTTGTCAAAGGATTCGTTCATGCAGATAAGAtcattttagttaaattttttctcaaattttagttaaaaattatattttcttcaattttattcatcttttcaaaacttcatacgtgtaattttctattttattaaaataatatttctttattaaattttctactcatttatttgtacatttttaattactctttttttttcttcaatttttctacTAGGAGTTGCAATGGCAAGAGAGTCGCCTGCCACATCAGCCTGCcacttaagaaaaaaaaaagaaagaaaacagaaaatagatgaaaataaaataaaaaagctaatcatctgaaagaaaaaaagttacaacaagTGCACGAGCTCTTCGTCTTCAAAGGGAGGGGTCTCTCAATGTGGGTAGATGAACTTCAAGAGAGCATTTTGGTGATCTTCGTGGGTCTCATCTTCATCAACATTAGAACACCACTACTGCCcgctcatttctctctctttctctttggtCTTTAGTTTCATGTCCGTTCGGCGACTGTAGCATAACTACCAGAAGAGACTCACTCCTTCTATcgctgaaaagaaaatatagtcTGCTTTCAAGTATATGAGAATAATCTAGAAAAGctctactttttttcctttttcttttctcttcatcGGTTAGGCTAAGGAATTTCTTTTAGTTCATTCTTCTACGGTTCTACTGTTGTTTTCGTCTGTACGAAACGGGTTCGTCTGAGGTATGTACTTTTTTGTTCTGGTCTTTGTTGCCGAGAAGCAACAGAGAGCGGGCATATTGATCCATAGAATTCAATATCTGACACATTACCATGCTGCTTTCATTCCTTTGTAATTCAGAGCATCGACTTATTGTCCACAGAATACTCCATAACAGAGCATTCAAAAACctttcatatttcaaaatattttatttgaaaaaagcaataaaaaaataaacaagaatgtAGAAAACCCAACATAGAACAAGCAACACATAATCGAACCAGACTGAGGATGGATGCCACTAGAAAGAATTCTTGCGGCAATGTTTGCTTTTATGCTCTTAGAACTCGTATTTAGAGCTAAAACATCAGTTTCTAATCACATGATAGCAAAATGTTCTACTTTTTCAAGTAAGTTGCTAACTTTTGCTCTAGCTATTTTCCCGTACTCATATTTATAGATCAAGAAGCAAACACAAACACCCAAATCCTTCCCGATCCAGTGGGCTAGGTCTTTTGAACTACTTCAACTCATTTCTTTTCCACCAACAATTAATTCCCAAACCCCAAAAGTAACAACAATAAACTCCCACATCCATAGATTTGATTGGCTTAATCTTGAGATGGAGTGAAATTAGAGAGAACACAAAGCACTTCAGACCcaacaaagggaaaaatatAAACACCCACAATACCCACACAGAGAACCATCACGACATTGAGGGAGGGAGGGTGGTAGCTTCGAGGGGAGGGACGTGCCGTCCTCGACAGAGGCGTTTCGAGGGGATGGAATCGTCGTCTTCAACAGAAGGGTAATCATGGAAGGATTGAGAGAGGGAGTTCTAAATCGAGGAGAGGAAATGCAAAGGGAGGGAATGAGGATGGAAATTTGTTTTTAGAGAAGGTTGTGGAATCAAAACGAAACGGTGCGTTTCGATTAAATGAATCCACATCATCAGCCGCTTACAAGGCATTTATCTCGGGCGACTGAAtgtataatttcttattttttttttttttatctttcaggAAAAGAGCAGAAGAAAAtttttgacttatttttttcacttttttataattatttaattatttgttgtacccatgttttttatttttcatctgtaacgatttttttaaactacttaTTTCtctaaacaataatatttttaaaatcaatgctttcgtaaaaataatatttagaaaaaaaaagcatattttCACAagtggttaatttttttttttttttaaagtagatcATCTCAATGGTGacatttgttttcaaattttaattataacaaatatgagtgcGATAGAAAGTgtagataattgaaaaaatgatttattttattggttagaataaaatatttgtaaaaaataatttatggatGAACAGTAACTCTCCATATTTAGAGAGGTACTGTTCAAATCCTAAAACCTTCCCCTAAAATAGACAGTTGGATGGagagagattttaaaaaaagaaactacTAAATTTATTTACTAAATTTTAGGGAATTAAAAGCTTTAGGCATACGCATCCGGATGCTCTAAAAAGACGTGATCATGTTTGgataactaattttttttcaaattgtctCGTTTGGACGTTGAGCTAAgttaaaataagttagattttttttataaataatagtgagttaagatggtagAATGAATTTTGTAAGGcctacttaagatgagtttagatgtatttggatattaatatgagtttagatatatttatgagaaattaaaaaggttgtgggtcccgtGTTTAAAgaggtgttaagttgaaaaaggttgtgagtctcatgtaataaaaggttttgagttgagtaaTGTTTAGTGATTTGGGAGTTGAGTGCTTGAAtgttaaattcaatttaaacttagattgaactgaattgatttCAGTAcgtttcaacatccaaacggagcctaaaaagaaaactcaacttcaatttaattatcttttaatttgaaaactagtttatatttcaaactctgtatatatatatatatatatatatatatatatatatatatttttttttttttttttttgtgccttTGCTTCTTTTGGGTGTATTTTAACtcaagtttgtaatttttttgtaatattatctATCACAACCTTCCTCTTTTTATGGGATCCAacttatattcattttatatattatcaattattttatatatgtatatatacacacgcgcATAGGAATGAGACAAATATACACACGtatacatgtatttatacaATTAATTATCGATTCttacttcatatatattaataatctcAAAACAGTACATTAGCGCATCGatactaaatattttgttccaatatttaaatccaaacgATCACTCAAAAGG
Encoded proteins:
- the LOC121267356 gene encoding probable methyltransferase At1g29790: MGFTMSLNLLLLVAMVATNILSLYHLSSTIQTSGKPPAPPPVPDRLLHQLNTIRATINRLTRLQPTPNPATKAATGTATIPSDLLLYSLLSPIATSCHYHPDLLHRYMNYTPFSLCPQDSDGVAESLILRGCHPLPRRRCFSKTPPKPTSSLSHDPFSPSLPDQNVVWDKYTCKSFNCLVRSYPNLGFDLSAEATRLMSYRDDLDLPIPQLLQIAKAANSVLRLGLDIGGGTGTFAARMKLYNVTVVTTTMNLGAPYNEAVALRGLVPLHVPLQQRFPVFDGVVDLVRCGHAVNRWIPLTAMEFMLYDVDRVLRGGGYLWLDHFFSKRVDLDKLYAPLIGKLGYKKVKWATGFKANSKNGDVYLTALLQKPVSK